From the genome of Tripterygium wilfordii isolate XIE 37 chromosome 6, ASM1340144v1, whole genome shotgun sequence:
aaatgaaatatttatatgaaataaattaaatttttaataaactacaaaacatatcattaatttattaccactaataactagttatgAGATGTATAGctagttattaccactaatacctagttattaccactaataacTAGCTATTACCACTAATAACTAATATTAGTTATTACAACTAAAACTAGGTATTACCAATTActagttattaccactaattACAAGTTATCGtcactaataactagttattacaactaataactagttattacaactaataactagttattagatGTATAGCCAATTATTAtcactaataactagttattaccaCTAACAACTAGTATTAGTTATTACAACTAAAACTATGTATTACCACTTActagttattaccactaattACTAGTTATTATCACTAATAACAAGTTATTACgactaataactagttattacgactaataactagttattagatGTATCGCCAGTTATCATCACTAATACTAGTCATTAGTGATgataactagttattagtggTGATAACTAACTATACatctaataactagttattagttGTAATAACATGTTATTAGTGATGATAACTAGTAATTAATGGTAATAACTAGTAAGTTGTTATACCTACTTTTAGTTGTAATAACTAATACTAgttattagtggtaataactagCTATTAGTGATGATAACTAGgtattagtggtaataactagCTATACatctaataactagttattattggtaataactagttattagtggTAATAAATTAATGATATGTTTTGTACCACATTGTCACTATACTTTAtccaaaaacacatatttatgTCTCTCTTATTATGTTGCTTTTGAACCTACAAGTTAAGTTACAGTaacacaaatttaaaaaaaaaaaaaaaaaggacctcATGTGTGTCAAAGCATGTATTATGCATAGAGGGATCACCGCTTCACACTTTGCTTCGCCTTCAACTGGTCATGTGAACTATTTGATGATTATGATCGGGCATGTTCCATTTATAACTCACTAAACTTTTAAGAATCAGATAGACCATCACCACTTCAGAACTagatgacaatgccagacatgggtcacttgattgcttcaaggtacaatgtcatattacatcttcttagttctaaacagtgcttgacatttttgccaCTAAGATAAATGCTTCCACCGCCGCATGAACATGTTATTATCACTATTTAATGTAAAGTGTTAGATGTAAAGTGGACCccacatatgtgtttttaatcaattgttattttaatgccacatagatttgagggatttttggGGGGTTAATACCATTTTTTGCCACTGAAAGATGACccatgtttcaaattggtctCTGACTCTCAAATTATGTCAATTTGACCATCAAAAATTCAATTTGTTCCCATTAAATCATTGGGACAGAAATTGTCCAATTTCGGTCCATCAACCTGCCTGCATGGCAGGTTGATTGTTAAATGACCGTCCATACTCGATTATGTGACAAACGGAACTGTTGATATATAGCAAATCTCTACTcaaaccctaatttttgccCAAATTTTATTCAAAATTCTCCAATCCAACAAATTGGTTGCAACTCTCAATTCCGTCTGTAGCAGCGAAGGAGAAATCGAATTCGCCTAATTCATCACTCTGTCTACAGAAAGCTTCCGCTCCctatctcctctcctctctcttcatcGCTTCTCTTTCTTAGTAAAACCCTAAGCCCTAATCCactaaaaaaattcaacaatctAGAAAGATAAATTAAAACCACAAGTAATTGTAGATCAAGATAGATCAGAGGGATGAAGATCTGGTATCCCCTTCTGGCAAGAAGAAGCTTTCACATCTGGATGCCGATTGTTACCTGGTGGAGAAGAGTGTTACTGTAGAGGGGAAATGTTACCTGGTGGAGAAGAGTGTAAGTATAATGGTCCTCTCCGGCCACTCTGACGTTGAATCGCCGCTTTTAGAAGCCACAAACGTTGATTGGCATTTACTGGTTAGGATTTCGCTCGTCCACGTCAACGGAACTCCAATTTTTCGATGCAAGTTCCTATTTCCTAATCGCCATTGATATAGTCGAATTAATAATAATTCAGACTTATCAATagaaaatatgcaaaaaaataataattcagaCTTATCAATAGAAAATATGGTACAAAATTGCTGATTTGTCAACATGTATGGCAGTGATTTGTGCAtgtgtaattttattttcaaaataatttaattatatccACCTTGGATATTATTATCCACGTGGATAAAATGAGTTAACAATCAAGCTGTCACCTCAGTAGGTTGACTGACCGAAATTGCTCCACTCTGCCCAAGTGGCTTAATTGGCACAAATTGAATTTTTGATGGTTAAATTGATACAATTTGAGAGTCAGGGACCAATTTGGAACATGGATCATCTTTCAGTGGTCAAAAATTGTATTAATCCGatttttgggggtcaaattttgggaatctctaacattgtccataAATTAATGGTATGTTTTGTAgtttattaataatttaatttatttcatataaatatttcatttaaaTGTAAAGTTGGTGGGTCTTACGATtttaaaaattaacaaaaaagttGACTAAAGCATGTGGGACCCACGGttaacaaagaataaaaaaataaaaactattcCTCTTAGTGTATCTTTTCAATAAGGggtataaaaagtaaaaataagggTCTTAAAAGCATGAACGTCgttattttctttctattttgttaggacaatgttagagaccctcaaaatttgacctccaaaaatccctcaaatcaatgtggcattaaaataaccattgattaaaaacacacatgtaggatccacttcacatccaacactccacattaaataagGATATTTTGAGGGTCACTTTTTGGAGGTCCTAAGCATTAGCCTTATTGTTATACGCATAGACAAATATGATATGAGATGAGACAACCCGCTTCAATCCCAAAAATTATCTAATCAATGGGGGTGTAAATAGCAAAAATAGGGGTCCAAATAGCATCACGCAAAATTGTTTGGCTTTGATAAGGGGTCCAATTTTGACAACCTTTGATGGTGGCtctcaaataaatattttaatattttagtaCAACACACATTCTGTGAAAGCGAAAGCAGGGGATGCGTATAATTCACGAAGCCTAATTAACGGTAAGTAATGAGAGAAGACGTCCCCCTCACGCGATGTCATCCACGTCTCAATTCGAGAAAAATCAGCCAACTCTTACAAGACAAATTTGACTGAATTCATTGTCATTTCAGACCACACGACGCCGTAGACCTTTGACGGCACCGCTTTCGACaccccctctctctttctccgaCACCAATAACAGAATAATATTCCCAACACTCTCGCTTCCTTCCTTTGTACAATTCAAACAAGTGTCCTGTGTCCCTTCCAGATCTGCGTGAATCCCTCAGATCTGATCCTACAATTAATCTCTAAATCCTCTCTTTCCATGGAGTCCGAGCAGCAACGGCGCAAGCGAAAGCGCTTCTACAGGTCCTATGCTTACACCAAGTTATTGTCTCAGAGGTCTCTGctaatctcttctttcttctttgtgttTCTACTCTTCATATCTTCCGATCGGTTTACAATTCGTACGACGTCGTTTCATCCTGTGCTCCAAGCGTCGTCCACCCTGTCGCGCTTGTCGAGCCGCCTAGTTCTAGATTCTTCTACTAATAGACAGCTGCCTCTCAGAGTGGCGGACCGGGTCGTGTTCCCGGACCATTTGTTGTTAATAGTTTCTGAAAAAATCTTCGATCGGAGATTGGTTCTGGAGTGTGTGTACTACTCCAACGATTCGGTAAATCAACAGGTTATAGCGCAACGCGCCTTCTCTTTCAATGAATATCAGGAGCATAAGTCAATCGTGAGGTGTCCTCTGACACCGGCGAATTACTCGGCTACGGTGACTTTGAGTAGGACTGGTGACGTTGCTGATGGTGATTGGTCAAGGCAGATGATGAACCCGGCGGTTCTTTATTGGGATGAATTGGCGTATGAGGCGGCTTTGGATGGAAATTCAGTACTCGTCTTTGTCAAAGGATTAAACCTTCGACCGCACAGAGAATCTGATCCATCGCAGCTTCGCTGCAAATTTGGTTTTCAGAGTTGGGAGAAAAACCAAGGACTTGTTTCAACTACCAAGGCGATTAAGGCTGCCCAGGAGGTGGTGCGGTGTTTGTTGCCTCGCAGTCTCCGCAACAATCCAGATAAAGCTCAGGAAGTTCGGGTCACAGTAATTCACGCCAACGCTGTTGTTCCTGTGCCTTCCGTAGCCAGAATTCATGATTTGAAGCCCGCAAAGAGAATTCAGAGGAAAAAGTatgagctgtgtgcgtgtaccaTGCTTTGGAACCAAGCCTTTACGCTGAGGGAATGGATCATGTACCATGCCTGGCTTGGGGTTGACAGATGGTTTATCTACGATAACAATAGCGATGATGGGATTGAAGAGGTGATGGACGAGCTTGCATTGAAGAATTATAACGTTAGTAGGCATGTATGGCCATGGATTAAATCCCAAGAAGCAGGTTTTTCGCACTgtgctttgagagcaagaagtGAATGCAAGTGGGTT
Proteins encoded in this window:
- the LOC120000474 gene encoding glycosyltransferase family 92 protein RCOM_0530710-like, giving the protein MESEQQRRKRKRFYRSYAYTKLLSQRSLLISSFFFVFLLFISSDRFTIRTTSFHPVLQASSTLSRLSSRLVLDSSTNRQLPLRVADRVVFPDHLLLIVSEKIFDRRLVLECVYYSNDSVNQQVIAQRAFSFNEYQEHKSIVRCPLTPANYSATVTLSRTGDVADGDWSRQMMNPAVLYWDELAYEAALDGNSVLVFVKGLNLRPHRESDPSQLRCKFGFQSWEKNQGLVSTTKAIKAAQEVVRCLLPRSLRNNPDKAQEVRVTVIHANAVVPVPSVARIHDLKPAKRIQRKKYELCACTMLWNQAFTLREWIMYHAWLGVDRWFIYDNNSDDGIEEVMDELALKNYNVSRHVWPWIKSQEAGFSHCALRARSECKWVGFFDVDEFFFFPPRGGRQVVSGQNGLRSLIANFSSSSKRIAEIRTDCHSFGPSGLSSHPLQGVTIGYTCRLQSSERHKSIVRPEALDLTLLNKVHHFKLREGFRYLNVPETTAVINHYKYQAWETFKAKFYRRVSSYVVDWQEDQNKGSKDRAPGLGTEAVEPPDWRRRFCEVWDTGLRDFVLANFADTASGFLPWERSLT